The Euphorbia lathyris chromosome 8, ddEupLath1.1, whole genome shotgun sequence genome has a window encoding:
- the LOC136204268 gene encoding uncharacterized protein, protein MSLSLIQGYSSVEEEEQEAAPPEDYVFSSDDERNDGSSASTAVTGRLLSYKSVFEQSAPATGSSSLPSAFDAFSEISGPPQFLNNSVEEQTTRVDVQHQLGRHGRWRKKEKKDLPNGVVVEAKAQIIGIRERVRSDIESNQPATTSVPTTTQGEKRMPTATNPNAEDAAELLRMCLQCGIPKTFSSARGMVCPVCGDRPPTDASIDAKKKGSTMKDKEKSKRMKGQSSHATWKSETEMHLRQQFD, encoded by the exons ATGAGCTTGTCACTCATCCAAGGGTATTCAtcggttgaagaagaagaacaagaagcaGCACCTCCCGAAGATTACGTTTTCTCCTCAGACGACGAGAGGAATGATGGTTCCTCCGCCTCTACCGCCGTTACCGGCCGTTTGCTTTCCTACAAATCAGTATTCGAGCAATCTGCACCTGCCACTGGATCGTCAAGCCTTCCCTCTGCATTCGACGCCTTCTCCGAA ATTTCAGGACCGCCGCAGTTTCTTAACAATTCCGTTGAAGAGCAGACTACTAGAGTAGACGTTCAGCATCAGCTGGGGAGGCACGGTCGCtggaggaagaaggagaagaaagacTTGCCTAATG GAGTTGTAGTGGAGGCCAAAGCTCAAATCATTGGGATTCGCGAGCGAGTAAGAAGTGATATTGAGAGTAACCAGCCCGCTACAACATCTGTACCGACCACGACACAAGGAGAGAAGCGTATGCCAACTGCAACCAATCCAAACGCAGAAGATGCTGCTGAACTATTGAG GATGTGCTTGCAATGTGGAATTCCGAAGACCTTCTCTAGCGCACGGGGAATGGTGTGTCCAGTTTGCGGTGATCGGCCACCTACTGATGCAAGCATAGACGCCAAGAAGAAGGGATCCACAATGAAAGATAAGGAGAAGAGTAAGAGAATGAAAGGACAATCATCCCATGCTACTTGGAAAAGTGAGACGGAGATGCATCTTAGACAGCAATTCGATTAG